CGTGACCAGCGGGACGACGATGCGCGAGACGATCGAGGCCGTTCGCGCCAGAGGCGGCGAGCCGCTGGCGTGTGTCGTGCTCGCGGACAAACAGGGCGTCGAGGAACTCGAGGGCGTGCCGGTCTACTCGCTGTTGCAGGTCATCAGCGTCGGGAACGAGGAGTGACGAGGCGGCACACCGTAGCGCAAGGAATTTGCCGGTGACGGTCCTACGTGGGGGCATGACCTTCCAACCGAACCGGAGTCTCGAGCAGGAAGAGGTCGACGAGATCGTCGAAACCGCCCTCGAGGAGAACGAGGTCGTCCTGTTCATGAAGGGATCCGAACTCATGCCCCAGTGTGGCTACTCCCAGCGGGCGCTCGAACTGATCGGCAAACACCGCGAGGAGTACGAGACGGTCGACGTCCTCGAGTCCCTCGCGGAGTACCGGGCGGCACTCGAGTCCCACAGCGGCTGGGAGACGATCCCGCAGACGTACGTCGACGGCGAGTTCGTCGGCGGCTCCGACGTCCTGGCGGAGCTCGACGAGCGGGGCGAACTCGAGTCGACGCTCGCGTCCGCCTGACCCCGCCCGTTTATACAACGGTCGCGCTGGCAGCATTTAACAGCAGGTCATATATGCCACGCGACCGTATTAGTAGCCGAGAGACTGCCCCACACCTTCCCCACTATGCCCACAGAGGATTCCAGACACGTTTACCGACTCCACTCGACGCTCGAACTGCCACTCGAAGAACTCCGCGAGTACGTGGACAACGCCACGTATCCCGACGGAATCACCGACGTAGAGCTCACGCGACGAAACAACACGCTCATCCTCAAGGCTGTCGGCGAGGACGAGACCGTCAGCAAGTACACGCCCGCGGCGCAGTTGAAAGCGAGTGTCACCGAAAACCGGGTGTACGAGGAGGACCCCGACGAGCGGCGCAACAGCTTCCGCTGGGACGAAGAGGAAGAAGAGGAGATCGAGTCCGAACTCGTCGAGTTCGCGGCGTTCAAGGGCGACCGAGAAACCGTCCTGCAGAACTCCCTGCTCCAGTACGAGATGTTCCTCGTCCTCTGTGACATCGCCCAGGAGGCCGAGAAGGGGACCCTGACGGCGATCTCCGAGCGAGACGGCGACCTCGAGGCGACCCGGATCGTCGACGGCGAACCCCGTCCGGCCGACGTCGAGGTCGTCGAGGGTCCGCGCGAACGAAAGACCTCCCAGTCCGGCGTCAACTGGCGGGACAACAAGTTCATCTCGGACTGACGGTACCTAACGGCTATAGTAGTCGTTGAAACGAAGTTGACGGGTCCAGTCTACCGGACGGCCAGACGACGTCAAAAACCCGCTGGTGCTCACTTGGACCACTGTGCCGAGCAGTCCAAGAGTGGCTGCAATCCCACGTTTGAGCGGGGTCTACGCGACTCGTTTTCGGTACCGGAGGAAAATCGATTCGACCATCCGCTTACCCCGGACGTTCGATATCCGCATAATAGTCGAGAAACGTCTCCGTAGCGTCGGGTAGATCCCGAAGGGATACGGCTCCGCTCTGACGATCGTATCTGATTATCCCCGCATCTTCGAGCTTGGGAAGGTGTGAGTGATGGAGATTGACCCGAATATTCTGTCTCGTCCGTTCGTCCAGTTCTTCGGGCGGCGTTTCGGTTTCCCAGATAGCGACTCGTTCGGTTACCTCTTCGAACGTGGCGTTCTTTTGGTTCTGGAGGGCGTACAGCACGTATCGCCGCCGTTTGGAGCCAATCATCTCAAAGAACTCGCTTTTCTTGTGTCCACCGTCTGCAACGGACGATCCCTCGTCGATGCGTTTCTTCTCATAAATCCAGGCGGCAGTGATTTTTCGTACTTCTTCGATCGGCGGTCGCTTTTCTCCCATCGGGTACTGGTTACTCGGTCACACAGCAAAGCCGCCAGTCCTAAAGAAAACAATCCCTGTCCCTCACCGACAGAAAATAACCGCCCCGGCATTGAACGGCCAGTACAGGGATTGAGGCACGAATTTCGCGATCTTGTCGTTCGTCGTCACTTTCAGTTATGAACGGCTTACATCTCCGCTGATGGCAGTTTTCGCTGCTTCAGACAGGCGGGACCTATAGAAATTGGGTGCCCATCGTATGTGCGTCACACTCGACTCACTTCACGCTCCGCTCGCCAACAGCGTCCAGCGTTGGTAGCAGTAAAATCCGGCTACAGAACGAATACGGTGGCGAGTTCGCCGTCCAGTGATTCATCCGAACCATCGGTACTCTCCAGCCGATCGAAGCCGACTCCTGAAGTAATTAGGTCTCGGCTCGCCTACTGTTATCGGATCGAGTAAGACTGCCACAGCGAACCTACATGCTTCGCCTCCGGATTCTACGTGGCAATCTTCGGAGCCAAGCGGCAACGGTCGGCCAAGTAGACGCCCGCGATATGATTGGTGGGCCCGAAGTTACGTGGCCGGTGCGTCTTCGATGAACGTTTCGACCAGCTTCTGTATTCCCTCCCGGGTGTGCTGGTGGAACGTCGCCGGTGCGACATCGAGCGAATCGGCCACGTCCTCGCCGGAGCTGTCCCGCGGCCACTCGAAGTAGCCCGCGTAGTACGCGGTCTCGAGCGTCGACCGCTGGCGCTCCGTGAGCATCTCCTCGAGCGTTGTCTGGAACTCCCGGCTCGAATCGACTGACCGCTCGCGTTCGTGCTTTCTGATGAGTTCGGTCCGTGCAAACGTCGACTGGATCGCCTCGACGATGTTCCTGACGTCGGCCGTCCGGGAAAACGCTGCGACCACAGTCCCCTTTCCCTCGGTAAACCTCGCAGTGTGGATCGTTCCACCGTACTCGGCCAGGGCGGTTGCCAGTGACGGGCCGCCAACGATGAATTCGAGAAGGGCGCCTCCTTCGTGATCGGTAACGACGCGAGCGTGCTCGATACTCGAATCGCCGCTGGCAAACTCGAGCACTCGTTCCGCTGGAATTCCGGTTACCGTGAAGTACTGAAGGTACGAGCCGTCGGATTGTGACGTGATGCCCTCCATCCGAAACTCGGCGGCCAGTTCGTCCGATGCTCGCACGAAGAACACGTTCGAGTCGTGGATTCCGAACTCGAGTTCGACGATCTCGTCGGTGAGTAACGCCTCCTTCCGTTCGACCGCGTTGATCGCGAGCCCGATCGTTTTACCGAGTTCGAACAACACCGCCTGCTCCCGAACGCTGAACGCGTTCGCACGCGAGGAGTACGCGACGAGGACGTCGTAGACCGTCTCCTGGTAGATCACCGGAATCACCGCCGCGGACGACCGCCAACTCCCGACAGTTCCGCCCCCACTAGAGTCAGAAATGGCCAGTTCCGACGGAAGCTCGCTACTGTTGCGGATGATCTGGATGTCACCTGACTCGACCGCCATCGAGATCGCGTCGACCGCATCGATATCGAACGACCGTTCGAATAACTCGCTACTGTGTCCATCGCCGGCCTTCGGCGTGACATCACGGATGCCGGTATCGACTTCGCCGATCCAGGCGGCGTGATACAGTTTCGAGTCCGTGAGGGTGTCACAGACCTGGCGCTCGATCTCCTCTCGGGTGGCCGACTGAACCAGTCCCTGGTTGACCCGTCGGATGACAGTATTGATCTGATTGAGCGTTTCCAGTTCGTCGCGCTGGCGGCCAAGTTCGAGTTGCTGTTCTTTCACCTCGGTGATGTCGTCGATGACCCCGACGAACCGGTACACCTCTCCGTCGTCGTTTTGCAACGGGAACGCGAAGCTGTTGACCCATCGGATGGAGCCGTCGGGCTGGACGACCCGATACTTCTCCTGAAATCTGATCGCGGGCGCGTCGGCGTTCGAGGCGCGGGTCACGTCCGTCATCGCCGTCTCGACCCGGCGCTGATCCTGCGGGTGGACCGCGTCGAGGTGGTTCATCAAGTTGTCGTACACCGAGTCCCGGGCGCGGCCGGTGATCATCTCGTAGGCGGGGTTGATGTACAAAATTTCGCTCATGTCGGCGTCAGCCATCCAGATGGCGCTGTTGATGTTTTCGGCGATCTGGCGGAGGCGAGCCTCGCTCTCGCGCAACCGCTTCTCGCGTTCTTTGCGGTCAGAGATGTCCGTCGCAATGACCACCGCCTTCTCGACATCGCCTTCAGGGCTCTCGATCGGTGCGAGGCTGAGGGCGGTCCAGACGCGCTCGCCGTCGGGGCGCTCGAGCCTGAACTCGGAGTTGAGAACCCGCTCACGGTCGTCGAATACGCGACTCAGTAGATCCTCGGGATGCACCTGTCGTCCGCTGGCGCCGTAGAATTTTCGCTGGGAGACGTCGAGCGTCTGGTTCGTGATCTCTTCGATCGTCAGGCCCAGTAGTTCCTCGGCCTGATCGTTCACGCGGGAGATGTCGCCGTCGGGCGTGATCACGCCGATGCCGATCGGACTGGTCTCGAGGACGTGCTCGATGACGTCGCGCTCCTCTCGAAGCGTCTCCTCGCGTTCTTTCCGATCGGTAATATCGGTCGCGATGATGGCTGCCTTTTCGACGTCGCCGGCGGCGTTCGTCATCGGCGCGATACTGATCGAGGCCCAGACGTGGTCGCCGTCCGGCCGTTCGAGGGTAAATTCGGTGTCGATGACCTGCTCGCGATCGTCGAACACTCGGCTCAGCAGATCTTCGGGCGATACCTGTCGACCCTCGGAATCGTACAGTTTGCGCTGGGAGGCGTCGAAGGTCTGATTGGAGAGTTCCTCCATGGTCAGGCCGAGCAACTGTTCAGCCCGGTCGTTGACCCGGGAGATGTCACCGTCGGGCGTGATAACGCCGATCCCGACGGGGGTCGTCTCGAGAACGTGCTTGATCAGCCCCCGCTCTTTCCGGAGTTCTTCAGCGCGTTCCTTGCGGTTGGAAATATCACGGACGATGCCGACTGTTCCCTGGATCGATCCGCCAGAGCGAAGCGAGTTAATTATCGTTTCACAGGGAACAGTCTCTCCGTCGGCAGTTCGGACGGTAAACTCGACGGTCGAGAGTCCATCGTTCTCGTCGTCGCCCAGGTTCTCGAACCCTTTTGGACAGTGGGGGACGTCGCCTTCCTCAATGACGATCGACGCGTGTTCGCCCAGTAGTTCGTCTCGCGAGTATCCGAATTCTTCGACGATCGTGTCGTTGACCATCTCGAAGCGTCCGTCGCGATCCAACTGATAGATGCCGTAACCCGTCATCCGGGTGATCGCCTCGTAGCGGTCGATTAATCGGCCGTACGTATCGTGGTCTATGGAGTCGCGAATAAACATCACATAGAGCCGCCGACCGTCGAATTCGATTTCCCGAATATCGGCACGGATCCGTACATCACCGCCAGCGGCGTGCCGTGCGAACGTGTCCAGCCGGCGGCTTCTATCCCTGGCAGAGGAAAGATTCAGTGGATCATCGTTGACGACGTCTGTTAGATCTTTACCCACCAGTTCGTCCGGCGGATACCCGAGAACGGTCGTCGTTGACTCGCTAGCAAACACAACGGTTCCACTGTCATCGGTGATGATGGTATCGACCGGTGCGACTTCGACAACGTATTTGAAAAATACGTCACTATCTCGTTCCCCGGAGTTGAATTCAGCGACGACGTTCCCGTCAGTTTCTCCCTTATCGGACGGTGAGTTGTTAGCCATAGTGTTTAACAACTGCACGGGAGCTAAGAAACGTAACTGAACTAGTAGTATTTTTGCAACACTCATATTTATTTTAGGACCGGGGTGAGAGGAATACACTTCAGTTGTTAGACCAGAACTCCAGCACAGGAAGCTTCCTCAAGTTCACTTACGGGTAGTAAGGCCTGAAATAACTGGTTAGTGACATTGCGAATGTGAAGATCACTAGAGATCGATTGTACCAGCCAATCGTTGACGACTTCGGGTGTTGTCTCGAGAACGTCGATTGTGTCTGCCGTCTCGATCAACCAGTCTTGGAAACTGTCCCAGACGGGTTTAGCGGTTGATCTGTCACTGGCTCGGTGGTTGTGTTGACCAGAACGGATGGTGTACTACTACTGGTTCGTCAAGTTCAAACGGATGAGTCGAACCGATTGCAGCCGTCTGGTTCGACTCACACGTCGGACGGGATACTATAGTAGACACCGACACCATAGAAACAAGTTCATCTCGGACCGAACGCTTCTTCCCCGATACCCGTTTCGGCGCCGTCTCGAGAGAGTCGTCTTCCAGACAGCGGCGACCGACGGCCACTCCGCCGAAGTCGTCCGACCGACCCAGCGTGCCGAACCCGTAGGAGCCACAACAGGATCGAGATAGTTTAACATTCGTTACTCTCCCTATCAAAACATTTGAAAAAATCATTAATATCCAGTCAGTGGTGTGAACGTATATGCCTGGTGAGACATGGCAACTCGAGCGGCGAACCGTGCTACAAGCAGCGGGAGCGGGCCTGATCGGATTCGTGGGTCTGGCGACCGCACAGGACGGCGAGGTCACGGTGACCGCCGTCTGGACCGACGACGAAGAGGAGGACTTCCTCGCCGTCGTCGACTACGCCGAGGGCGAAACCGACCTCGACATCTCGTACGCCCCGCGGGACACCGAGACCCTGCTGACGGAAACCCTGATGGACTACGAGGCGGGGATCGCGACGACGGATATCGTCGTGATGCCGACGGAGGGACGCGTCCGGCGAGACGGGGCGGGGGGCCACCTCGAGCCGTTAGGCGATCTGTGGGACGAAGCGGAGTACAGCACGGACTACGAGGCGGTGGAGGTCGGCGGCGAGGTGTACGCGGCCCCCTTCGGGATGGACCTCAAGCCGGGGTTCTGGTACCGCCGATCCTTCTTCGACGAACACGACCTCGAGGAGCCCGAGGACTACGACGCCTTCCTCGACCTGCTCGCGGAGATCGACGGGATCGAGGGCGTCGAGGCGCCGCTGGCCTCCGGCAACGGCGACGGCTGGCCGCTCAGCGACGTGACGGAGGCGTTCATCCTTCGCCAGGACGACGGCGCACAGCTCCAGCGCGACCTCATCGACGGCGAGGCCGAGTTCACCGACGACCGGGTGGTCACCGCCTTCGAGGAGCTTCAGGGGCTCCTCCAGGACGGCTACTTCAGCGAGGTCCGGGACTTCGGCGTCCAGTACGAGTTCTTCTGGGCGAACGAGACGCCGCTGTACTTCATGGGATCGTGGACGCCGACGTTCGGCGCGATCGAGGACCCGGAGGACCTCGACTACTTCATGCTTCCCGGAACCGAGGCGATGGTCTCGAGCATCAACTGGTTCACCGTCCCCGCCTACGTGGAGGCGCCGGACGACGCGATGACCGCCGTCGAGGCGATCATCTCGCCCGACGGCCAGGAGGTCTGGACCGAACGCGGCGGGTTCGTCCCCTCGAGCCTCGAGGTCTCCGAGGACGCCTACGAGCTCGATCTCATGCGCGAACTCGTCCAGCAGGCCGACGAGGTCGAACTCGTCCCCGACCTGGACGACGCGCTCGGCGACCCGTTCCAGGCGGAGTTCTGGTCGCAGCTGCTCGGGCTGTGGGCGGAGCCGGACCAGGACGTCCAGTCGATCACCGAGTCGCTGAACGACGTGTTACAGCAGACCGTCCAGGAGGACGACGAGGCCTGACGTGACCGACGCCCGCGACGACCGGAGCGGCGGGCCTCTCGAGGCGCTCGTCGTCATCGGCCAGGAGGTCCGGCGCAGCAGCGCCAACGCCGTCGCCGTCGACCTGCTGTACGTGTTCACGACGGCGTTTTTCGCCACGCTCCTGGTTCGCGGGCTCTGGCCGGCGGCCATCGCCGCGCTTCCCGTCACGGTGTTGCTCTCGTTCGCCTGGATGTCCTCGCGGTCCTTTTTCCTCACAAACGCCCTCGCGCTCGTCGTGGCCGTCTGGGCGACGCGGGCGGGCCTCGTGCCGCTGTGAGCGAACGGGCGCGGCCACATCCATCGGCGAACGGGATAGGGCAGCGTCGGCGGTCGGCGCTAAATCCCCGGCTGTAGCGATCGAAGCAGGTAGCTCGTTTTCGAGTTCGTTACTCGAGGTAGTCGACCAGCGATTCCCAACCCAGGATGAACAACTGGTGACTTTCTACGAGGATAATCACTGCCCCGACGATAGTAGCAGCCGCGAGCGGTGTCGAAAGCAGTCCAAGCGAGACGATCAAAGTCGTCGCGCACGCCGGTGGGTGATTTGCATCTACAGCGATCACTCCCCAACTGGTAAGCGCGATCGAAACCACACCACTGAATGCCAATCGAACAGATTCGGGAGAATACGCGAGTGGGGCAGCCGTGAGAGAGACGCCATTCGCAATCAGGCCGTACGCGATCAATCCAGCCGTGACACCGATAATGTGGCTGCCAACGATTCGGTAGGAGTTGGTTCGTGCTCCCCGTCGATCGAATGCTAGAATGAACGCTGTCGGACCGAGACTCGGAAAGATGAACGGTTGGCCGGTTACCACGGCTATACCACCAAGAATTGTAAAGAGAACACTCGCATAGAGACTCGTTCCCACCCGATACCGGACCATAGAGACATATCTCTTGATCCGTCACATAATGATGCCTATCCGCAAGCGAACGCCCAGTATCGCGGACCTCGGTATCGCCACCGCGTTTCCGCCTCCGCACTGCTCGGCTACCTCGGATCGTCGTTCGGCACCGGGCTCGCGAAGAGGGAACTTCGCCCTCAGTCGGCGACGGCGGCCACCATGCCACGCTTGTAGTAGCGCTCGAGCAGCAGGAACAGGATCACCGGGACGGCCATCGTCATGATCGAGCCGGCGGCGATCAGCCCCCACTCGACCTGGACGCGCCCGCGCATCAGCGGGAGGACCTGCGGCGCGAGGTAGAGCTCTGGCGAGCGCATGAACACCAGCGGGAAGAAGAAGGCGTTCCAGACCCAGGTGAACTGGATCACCGCGACCGAGACGAGCGCGGGCGTCGACAGTGGGAGGATGATCGTCCGGAAGATCTGGTACCGGGAGGCGCCGTCGATGCGGGCGGCCTCCTCGAGTTCCTCCGGAATCCCCAGCAGGTAGTTTCTGAGAAACAGCACGACCCAGCCCAGCCCCCAGCCGATGTGGATCAGGATCAGCCCCATGTACGTGTCGAACAGCCCGAACTCGTGCAGAGCGTTGTAGTTGCCCATCGCGACGAGTTCCGGCGGCGCGGCCATCACCAGCAGGATCAGGAAGAACAGCGTCGTCTTCAGCGGGAACTCGAAGCGGGCGAACGGGTACGCCGCCATGATCCCGAGGAGCATCACGACAAGCACCGCGGGGATAGTGACGATGAACGTGTTTCGCAGCGCCCGCCCCATCGGTGCGGTGCTGTAGTCCCAGGCCCGGTAGTAGTTCTCGAACGTGATCGTCATCCCCTCGAGGTGCCACCAGCCCCCGATGATCTCAGAGAGCGGGCGAAGCGACGCCATGAACAGCCCGATGAAGGGAACGATCCAGAGCAGGGCGATGGTGATCGCGACGACGTACTTGAGCGTGCGTCGACTCGTGGGGACGCTCTCCTCGAGGCGCGCTCGCCAGGTTCGATCGGATGCCGGTGCCGTCTCGGGGATCTCGTCGGTCCGCAGGTACCGGTACGCGTCGGTCGTTTCCGAGCCGCCGTCGGGTGTGTCGTGTGTGTCTGTAGCCATGTCGGATCACCGCATGCGCGCGATGTACAGCGCGAGGGGGGCGACGATGAACAGCTGTAGCAGCGCCACCACCATCGCCATCCCGTAGTCGATCTGGGGCCTGAACGCGGCCCGGTACACCTCGATACCGAGCACGGAGTAGGCGTGATTCGGGCCGCCCGCGGCGCCGCCGGCGGCGTAGACGATGTCGAACATCCGCATCACCCAGATGATCCCCATGATGACGACGACGGCAGTCACCGGCTTGACCAGCGGCCAGGTGATGTCCCAGAACCGCCGCCACGCGTTGGCGCCGTCGACCTTGGCGGACTCGATCAACGAGGGGTCGATCGCCGACAGCGCCGAACTGTACAGCAGCATGCTGAAGCCGGTGTGAACCCAGATCCCGCCCGCGATCAGCGCGTAGATCGCCACCTGGGGCGACTGGGTCCAGTTGCGGACCCACTGCTCCTGCCCGAGCACTCGGAGCAGTTCGTTGAAGATCCCGGCCTGGGGGTCGTAGACGAACATGAGGACCAGCCCGATGACGATCGGCGGGACGGTAAAGCCCGCAAACACCATCGAGCGAAGGATGCGCCGCCCCTTCAGGTCGGCGAACAGCAGCGCCAGTCCGAGGCCGAGGAACGTGCTCGCGGGCACGTGAATAACGACCCACAGGAGGTTGTGGGTGAGCGCGCCCATCGGGTACCGAAGTTCGCGCATGTTCGACCAGTGAACGATGAGCGGGTCGGTGAGCGACCGGACCCAGTTGTCCAGCCCGACGAACTCCTCCATCGTGAACGTATCCCAGGAGTAGAAGCTCCCGATCGCAGAGTAGACGATCGGCGCGACCGAGAAGATCGCGAACAGGGTCAGTCCGGGAACCAGAAACACCGCCAGCGCGATCGCTTTCTCCCGGTCGACGTCAGCGTAGGTGCTCGTCGTGCGGTCGTCGGCGAGGGCGTCGAGGTGGTCTCGTAAGCTCATGGTCTCGAGTGGCTCCAGTTTCGACGGTCAGGCGACCAGTTCGCCGTTCTCGTCGTACAGGTAGGCGTGGTCGTCGTCGAACGACAGGTAGACGCGATCACCCGGTCCGACGATCTGCGAGGACGTCTTGGCGTTGACGATCTGCTCGTTGACCGAGACGTTGACGAGCACGTACTCGCCGAGCGGCTCGATGGTGTCCACCGTCCCCTCGAGGACGTTCTCCGAGTCCGGGCGCGTCGTCGACACGGTCAGGTCCTCCGGGCGGACGCCGACCGCGACCGGACCGGTCGAGCCGGTCGCGAGCAACCCGGCCGCACTCGAGTCGTCCCCGCCGCCCGCCTCGACCGTCGCCTCCGCGCCGAGGACGCCCTCGAGTCCGACGGAACCGGCCTCCCCGAACTCGATGGTGCCGTTGCGGCGCGTTCCGTCGAACAGGTTCATGGGGGGCGAGCCGATGAACCGGGCGACCCACGCCGTCCGGGGCCGCTCGTAGAGCTCCTGGGGCGGCGCGATCTGCTGGATCGTCCCCCGGTTCATCACCACCACCGTGTCTGCCATCCCCATCGCCTCCTCCTGGTTGTGGGTGACGTAGATCGTCGTGATGTCGAGCTCGTTCTGGAGGCGCTTGAGCTCGATACGCATCTCCTGGCGGAGCTTGGCATCCAGGTTCGACAGCGGTTCGTCGAGCAGAAACACCGAGGGTTTCCTGATGATGGCCCGCGCCAGTGCCACCCGCTGGCGCTGCCCGCCGGAGAGCGCCGCGGGCTTCTTGTCGACCTGGTCTTCGATGTGGAGCAACTCGGTGACCTCGTCGATCCGCCGGTCGCGCTCGTCGGGTGCCACTCCCCGAACTTTCAGCGGATACCCGATGTTGTTCGCGACCGTCATGTGCGGGTACAGCGCGTAGTTCTGGAACACCATCGCCACGTTGCGGGCGCTCGGCGACCGGTCGTCGACGCGCTCGCCGTCGAAGTAGATCGCCCCCTCGGAGGGCTGTTCGAGCCCCGCGATCATTCGAAGCGCGGTGGTCTTTCCGCAGCCGGACGGGCCGAGAAAGACGACGAATTCGCCGTCTTCGACCTCGAGATCGATGCGGTAGTTCGCGACCGTCTCCCCCCCGTCGTAGTACTTGCTGACGTTTTCTAACGAGATGTGGGTCATTTACTATTACACACGGCCTTTTATGGCATTAATGCTCCTGCTCTGGAAGAATTTTTGGAAAATCGCGACGAGGTGTCATTCTCGACGCGGTCCAGGTACGTGGAGTTCCTCGAGTGTCCCCGGCGTGTCGGACTGAACGACCGACGCGACCGCGTCGGCGATCGAAACAGTCCAGACATGTACAATCCGAAGCGTTTCAACGGCGCACCTCCTGTCGAATCGCATGCCAACGTACTCGACCGTCCGCCGGTGGGTGATAAACGGGGTGGCGGTCACGATCCCGCTCGTCGTCACGATCATGGTTCTCAGCCTCGTTCTCAACTTCATTCTCGGCGTCATCTCGCCGCTCGTCCTCGCTGTCGCCTACCTCTGGCCGGCTGAACTCCCGCGGGCGGTGTTGCAGCTCCTGACGCTACTCGCGCTCGTCGGAACGATACTGCTCGTCGGAATCGTCGCGGATCTCACCTCCGGCGAGCGGCTATCCCGCGGCGTCCACACCACGATGGAGTCGATCCCGGGAATAAGCACCGTCTATGCGACCGTTCGGAAGGCGAGCGACATACTGGTCGACGACAACACGGATCAGTTCAAGGAGGTGATGATCGTCGAGTTTCCCCACGACGACGCGTA
Above is a genomic segment from Natrononativus amylolyticus containing:
- a CDS encoding DUF502 domain-containing protein — translated: MPTYSTVRRWVINGVAVTIPLVVTIMVLSLVLNFILGVISPLVLAVAYLWPAELPRAVLQLLTLLALVGTILLVGIVADLTSGERLSRGVHTTMESIPGISTVYATVRKASDILVDDNTDQFKEVMIVEFPHDDAYMLGFLTADTPETIETATDGREMLTVVVPLGPNPTTNGFVMHVPTENVHDVDLTVEEAVRSIATLGVATDAVDDD